The following proteins are co-located in the Malassezia restricta chromosome II, complete sequence genome:
- a CDS encoding fluoride exporter, with protein MAWTTLATAGAITLGSIWGTLARLGLVALNTYDGQSIAPLVWAQAVGCLVFGYASHKRSKAAIEGWYAPAFPMITVGFAGSCTSFSTWALDVFQAFSNGEHHDRIGLYSVMDALAQTATTVGMGLAGVWAGRALADAYPLSAIPTIRMHTTAGHVTVVLLGALFWIGSALLCGLHAPFRHVTFALVLCPPGALARWQLSLLNPPRSADDRVHVRQWTRWPLGTFLANILATLVLCGVVTGKLSRTFSSKTSCDALQGLQDGFAGCLSTVSTLIAELLVLRPMRTSFAYLFTSWALAVISCVLLVGVPRWTLDINDTCQWQVLS; from the coding sequence atggcatggaCCACCTTAGCTACGGCAGGTGCCATTACCCTTGGGTCCATTTGGGGCACACTTGCGCGTCTGGGTCTGGTGGCTCTAAATACGTATGATGGACAGAGCATTGCCCCGCTCGTATGGGCCCAAGCCGTGGGATGCCTCGTTTTTGGGTACGCGTCACACAAGCGCTCCAAGGCGGCCATTGAGGGTTGGTATGCCCCGGCCTTTCCGATGATTACGGTCGGATTCGCGGGAAGCTGTACATCTTTTTCAACGTGGGCACTAGACGTGTTCCAGGCATTTTCGAATGGTGAACACCATGATCGTATCGGGCTGTACAGCGTCATGGATGCATTGGCACAGACGGCCACCACGGTGGGCATGGGCCTCGCTGGCGTCTGGGCGGGACGCGCCTTGGCAGACGCATACCCACTTTCTGCCATTCCTACGATACGTATGCATACCACAGCGGGACATGTAACGGTAGTCCTGTTGGGCGCCCTCTTCTGGATCGGATCTGCCCTGCTCTGTGGCCTGCATGCTCCTTTCCGGCACGTCACTTTTGCACTCGTGCTTTGTCCGCCAGGTGCTCTCGCTCGATGGCAATTATCGCTTCTTAACCCGCCACGAAGCGCTGACGACCGCGTTCATGTGCGCCAGTGGACAAGGTGGCCGCTAGGTACGTTTCTGGCCAACATACTAGCAACGCTCGTCTTATGTGGCGTAGTCACAGGCAAGCTATCCCGTACGTTCTCGTCCAAAACGTCATGCGATGCTCTACAAGGACTTCAGGACGGCTTTGCAGGCTGTCTGAGCACAGTGAGCACGCTGATAGCTGAACTTCTTGTGCTTCGTCCGATGCGCACTTCGTTCGCTTACCTGTTTACTTCATGGGCTCTCGCTGTCATAAGCTGCGTGCTGCTCGTCGGGGTACCCAGATGGACCTTAGACATAAACGACACTTGTCAGTGGCAGGTCCTTTCATAG
- a CDS encoding cell wall protein has product MRLAILGLLLAAIEVLAGKERCGPNKPSCPSDKPCCSADGYCGGGAEQCTSGCQPQYSQYPFSCIPNSVCEDMDLAIKPDMYNQDNYFRPLLRYNGDASQTAFVFEQGYLGQGHNGVLFEKTSATDSRVSTARYLLYGTVTARLRHNPTSGLVTTFGTASDVGDAILFRLAGPESGRITTNYAAHGQSAQNIGTQKRMDKFTVANFHNYTIDWSPHHITWKVDHQVIRTVSRKDAGDKFPRTPSRVLFTAYGVSESSNKNMKNWANGTLSFDDDGYRSRGFYSHELAHLRIQCADLKLANISQTGVGSEPVAYVYSKKNHSQTQPLDFSLSTDQVLLLKNPAKDGRPGTPGKPGTGPNGDRPNMYTGGSGRSTKKNSDDDDDDTSTTSNGVKIGIPVGIGGAALLGALALLIFYFVRRQKRALRRPASLVSVQEPMQMRDTSASFGTPIAGEPTHHIAVPVSMQPQRGEQPFDLQQSIAVPQEEHAIDRMPEAQGVAPSDDSIHEAALYYQDPYGAEMSYEVESDMGSQASDDKAHRMHYAEHGDMRRYYPYLSEEENERIAAQDAWDELREAANGRTEVPHFKSANTSSTNPRRDSDLFLTRHRRGQDSTYRARRVHQRAAYSEGGALSPSLPDTPSFS; this is encoded by the coding sequence ATGCGACTTGCCATCCTGGGCCTGCTTCTGGCGGCCATAGAAGTGCTAGCTGGCAAGGAGCGATGTGGTCCCAACAAGCCATCGTGTCCTTCTGACAAACCATGCTGCTCAGCAGATGGTTATTgtggtggcggtgccgAGCAGTGCACATCAGGATGTCAACCACAATACAGCCAGTATCCTTTCTCATGTATACCGAATTCTGTATGCGAGGACATGGATCTCGCGATCAAACCTGACATGTACAATCAAGACAACTATTTTAGGCCCCTGCTGAGGTACAATGGTGATGCTTCACAGACCGCATTCGTGTTTGAGCAGGGCTATTTGGGCCAAGGGCACAATGGTGTTTTGTTCGAAAAGACGAGTGCTACCGACTCGCGTgtgtcgacggcgcgctATCTGTTATATGGCACAGTCACTGCTCGGCTGCGCCATAATCCGACCTCTGGTCTGGTTACCACGTTTGGCACGGCATCCGATGTCGGTGATGCCATACTTTTCCGCTTGGCTGGACCTGAAAGCGGACGAATCACGACCAACTATGCTGCCCATGGCCAATCTGCCCAGAACATCGGCACGCAAAAGCGCATGGACAAATTTACGGTCGCAAATTTCCATAACTACACCATTGACTGGTCACCGCACCATATTACATGGAAGGTCGACCATCAAGTGATTCGAACCGTCTCGCGCAAGGATGCAGGCGACAAGTTTCCCCGCACGCCATCGCGTGTGCTGTTCACTGCGTACGGCGTGAGCGAGAGCAGCAATAAGAACATGAAGAACTGGGCCAACGGCACGCTTTCGTTCGACGATGATGGGTATCGCTCACGAGGCTTTTATTCGCATGAGCTAGCGCACTTGCGCATTCAATGCGCTGATCTCAAGCTTGCCAACATCAGTCAGACTggcgtcggcagcgagcCTGTGGCGTATGTGTACAGTAAGAAGAACCACAGCCAAACGCAGCCACTTGACTTCTCTCTGTCGACAGATCAAGTGTTGCTGCTCAAGAATCCTGCAAAGGATGGTCGTCCGGGTACACCTGGCAAGCCAGGCACAGGTCCGAATGGCGATCGCCCGAACATGTACACGGGCGGCTCGGGTCGTTCCACCAAGAAAAACAgcgatgatgatgatgatgatacAAGCACTACCTCGAATGGTGTCAAAATAGGTATCCCTGTCGGCATTGGGGGTGCTGCGCTCCTCGGTGCATTGGCTCTGCTGATCTTTTACTTTGTGCGACGCCAGAAGCGcgctcttcgtcgtccagcgtcTTTGGTCTCTGTTCAAGAGCCGATGCAGATGCGTGATACGTCTGCATCTTTCGGCACGCCCATTGCCGGGGAGCCGACGCACCACATCGCCGTGCCCGTGTCCATGCAGCCACAGCGGGGGGAGCAGCCGTTTGACTTGCAACAGTCGATTGCTGTGCCTCAAGAGGAGCATGCCATCGACCGTATGCCCGAGGCCCAAGGTGTCGCACCTTCCGACGACAGTATACACGAGGCCGCCTTGTACTACCAAGATCCCTACGGGGCTGAGATGTCGTACGAAGTCGAGAGCGATATGGGCTCGCAGGCATCTGACGACAAGGCGCATCGTATGCATTATGCAGAACATGGTGACATGCGCCGCTACTATCCGTACCTGTCAGAAGAAGAaaatgagcgcatcgcagcCCAGGACGCCTGGGACGAGCTTCGTGAGGCTGCCAATGGCCGCACAGAAGTGCCTCACTTCAAGTCGGCCAACACGTCTTCGACAAATCCACGACGCGATTCAGATCTGTTTCTCACGCGCCATCGTCGGGGACAGGACTCAACGTACCGCGCACGCCGTGTGCACCAGCGCGCCGCTTACTCGGAGGGCGGCGCACTTAGCCCCAGCCTGCCGGACACACCCTCTTTTTCTTAA